The following coding sequences are from one Arachis hypogaea cultivar Tifrunner chromosome 7, arahy.Tifrunner.gnm2.J5K5, whole genome shotgun sequence window:
- the LOC112701555 gene encoding uncharacterized protein, with product MSSLQWKKLKVLGADFYGTVYLATVVDTQTPYQSFIAVKSSIPRLAFSLKKEEQIFKSLCKGESGGCEEIIGCFGTETTRNLFRRPTQRECKLSIEDRGVRLSKTKKEEADVVVWKSKPRGTSSYLSSEAFSSHIDTPIDIWALGCIVIEMLTGLFAWG from the exons ATGAGTAGTTTACAATGGAAGAAACTGAAAGTCTTGGGAGCAGATTTTTATGGCACTGTTTATCTTGCAACTGTTGTTGATACACAAACACCATATCAGAGCTTCATTGCTGTGAAGAGCTCTATTCCCAGGTTGGCATTCTCActaaagaaagaagaacaaatttttaaatcattGTGCAAAGGTGAAAGTGGTGGTTGCGAAGAAATCATTGGATGCTTTGGAACTGAGACCACAAGAAACCTCTTCCGGAGACCGAC ACAAAGAGAGTGCAAACTATCAATTGAAGATCGCGGAGTCCGATTATCTAAGACCAAAAAGGAGGAAGCAGATGTCGTGGTTTGGAAGTCCAAGCCTAGAGGTACGTCGTCGTACTTGTCGTCGGAGGCATTTTCCAGTCATATTGATACTCCGATAGATATATGGGCACTTGGCTGCATAGTGATTGAAATGCTAACTGGATTGTTTGCATGGGGGTGA